The Bartonella birtlesii IBS 325 genome has a window encoding:
- the mnmE gene encoding tRNA uridine-5-carboxymethylaminomethyl(34) synthesis GTPase MnmE, whose protein sequence is MDTIFAVSSGLLPSGVAVIRLSGPHVINIVKTLCGFLPKARFMHYGNLTARDGSFLDSALTVFFPAPHSFTGEDCAEFHLHGGKAVVNRFLDELSTFAGCRMAEAGEFSRRAFMEGKLDLVQAEGLADLIEAETESQRRLAIMGTSGRLTALYRDWRSKLMKARAFIEVELDFADETDVPNSVSDKIWKDVENLRTSLQKHIDEGERASILRDGLQIVIAGAPNSGKSSIMNRLAGKPVAIVTDEAGTTRDALEIRLVLGGIPIFLTDTAGFRETENKIEQLGIEVARKHIRDADLVILVYDMINPKEIELPKTSAEIWRVGNKLDLYEKNENNWSIQFSTITGLNFDYFIKEIESFCLRRAAEIGNLVPARKRQLQLLKEAVKEIEFSINYHTLDLSLRAEHLRRASDFLGKITGDIDVEDLLDVIFSEFCIGK, encoded by the coding sequence GTGGATACAATCTTTGCTGTTTCGAGTGGATTGTTGCCTTCAGGGGTCGCAGTCATTCGGCTTTCTGGTCCCCATGTTATAAATATAGTTAAAACACTTTGTGGTTTTTTGCCCAAGGCACGATTTATGCATTATGGAAATCTTACAGCTCGTGATGGTAGCTTTCTAGATTCTGCTTTAACTGTTTTTTTCCCGGCTCCTCATAGTTTTACAGGGGAAGATTGTGCAGAATTCCATTTGCATGGGGGAAAAGCGGTTGTAAATCGTTTTCTTGATGAATTATCTACATTTGCTGGATGTCGTATGGCAGAAGCGGGTGAATTTTCGCGTCGTGCTTTTATGGAAGGGAAGTTAGATCTTGTTCAAGCAGAAGGTCTTGCTGATTTAATAGAAGCAGAAACGGAAAGTCAGCGGCGTTTGGCTATTATGGGGACAAGTGGGCGTTTAACAGCACTTTATCGTGATTGGCGCAGCAAACTTATGAAAGCACGTGCTTTTATTGAAGTAGAACTTGATTTTGCTGATGAAACTGATGTTCCAAATTCGGTATCTGATAAAATTTGGAAAGATGTAGAAAATCTTCGTACTTCTCTTCAAAAACATATTGATGAAGGAGAACGTGCGAGTATTTTACGTGATGGATTACAAATTGTTATTGCTGGTGCTCCAAATTCTGGAAAATCAAGCATCATGAATCGTTTGGCTGGAAAACCTGTTGCTATTGTGACAGATGAGGCAGGAACAACGCGTGATGCTTTAGAAATAAGGCTTGTTCTTGGTGGTATACCAATTTTTTTGACAGATACTGCTGGTTTTAGGGAAACAGAAAACAAAATCGAGCAATTAGGAATAGAAGTTGCAAGGAAGCATATTAGAGATGCTGATTTAGTTATTTTAGTTTATGATATGATAAATCCAAAGGAGATTGAATTACCAAAGACATCGGCTGAAATATGGCGTGTTGGTAATAAACTTGACCTTTATGAAAAAAATGAAAATAACTGGTCTATACAATTTTCTACAATAACTGGTTTGAATTTTGATTATTTTATTAAAGAAATTGAATCATTTTGTTTACGTCGTGCCGCTGAAATTGGAAATCTTGTTCCAGCGCGTAAAAGGCAACTTCAGTTATTAAAAGAAGCTGTTAAAGAAATAGAATTTTCCATAAACTATCATACTCTTGATTTAAGTTTACGTGCAGAACATCTTCGCCGTGCCAGTGATTTTCTTGGAAAAATTACTGGAGATATAGATGTTGAAGATTTGCTTGATGTTATTTTTTCAGAATTTTGTATTGGTAAATGA
- the mnmG gene encoding tRNA uridine-5-carboxymethylaminomethyl(34) synthesis enzyme MnmG gives MQLYDVIIVGGGHAGCEAASASARVGAQTALITHKISAIGTMSCNPAIGGLGKGHLVREIDALDGLMGRAADAAGIQFRLLNRRKGPAVRGPRTQADRQLYKEAIQSFLQEQDNLVLLEDEVIDLIIKDNYVSGVILKKQGKLFSGAVVLTTGTFLNGIIHIGDKRWSAGRMGEQSSVKLAERLKNYNINFGRLKTGTPARLSKKTIRWEYLPKQKADEDPVPFSLLTEKIEQPQIECAITRTNVQTHKIIRENIHLSALYSGNIEGLGPRYCPSVEDKIIKFGERDGHQIFLEPEGLNDDTIYPNGLSTSLPENVQISLLKTIEGLENVKVLQPGYAIEYDFVNPKQLTKTLELRSLPGLFLAGQINGTTGYEEAAAQGFLAGLNAARKVSGLDEIIISRSTAYIGVMIDDLISRGVCEPYRMFTSRAEFRLSLRSDNADSRLTPLAQQWGIVSQNRWDCYQKKQQHIDRARSICKGLFLTPNEASAYGLQINRDGIRRSAYDLLAYPHMTIKRLSDFWPQLQLIDSKTVESLEIEAQYAVYLEKQAQDIASLQRDERLEIPSSIDIRSISGLSNELKIKIQENSPRSIADAQKIDGMTPAALSLIITYIQRQRREKAKIA, from the coding sequence ATGCAATTATATGATGTTATTATTGTTGGTGGTGGACATGCAGGCTGTGAAGCTGCCTCAGCTTCAGCACGAGTTGGAGCACAGACCGCACTTATTACGCATAAAATATCAGCAATAGGAACAATGTCTTGTAATCCTGCTATTGGTGGGCTTGGAAAAGGACATTTAGTTCGTGAAATAGATGCTTTGGATGGTCTTATGGGGAGAGCAGCAGATGCTGCTGGAATTCAGTTTAGACTACTTAATCGACGCAAAGGACCGGCAGTAAGAGGGCCACGTACACAAGCTGATAGGCAACTCTATAAAGAAGCAATACAGAGTTTTTTACAAGAACAAGATAATCTCGTTCTACTTGAAGATGAAGTTATTGATCTGATTATTAAAGATAATTACGTTTCAGGTGTTATTTTAAAAAAACAGGGAAAGCTTTTTTCTGGTGCTGTTGTTTTAACTACAGGGACATTTTTAAATGGGATTATTCATATTGGCGATAAGAGATGGTCTGCTGGACGGATGGGAGAACAGTCGAGTGTTAAGCTTGCAGAACGTTTAAAAAATTATAATATAAATTTTGGAAGGTTAAAAACAGGAACTCCAGCTCGTCTCAGTAAAAAAACGATTCGTTGGGAGTATCTTCCAAAACAAAAAGCTGATGAAGATCCAGTTCCTTTTTCTCTCTTAACAGAAAAAATTGAACAGCCACAAATTGAATGTGCAATCACACGTACGAATGTGCAGACACATAAAATTATTCGTGAAAATATACATCTGTCTGCTTTATATTCTGGAAATATTGAAGGATTAGGACCACGTTATTGTCCTTCAGTTGAAGATAAAATTATTAAATTCGGAGAACGTGATGGACATCAAATTTTTCTAGAACCAGAAGGTTTAAATGATGATACGATTTACCCAAATGGTCTTTCTACTTCTCTTCCTGAAAATGTTCAAATTTCTTTATTGAAAACAATTGAAGGACTAGAAAATGTTAAGGTTTTACAGCCTGGTTATGCTATTGAATATGACTTTGTTAATCCAAAACAATTGACAAAAACTTTGGAATTGCGTTCTTTACCAGGATTATTTTTAGCAGGGCAAATTAATGGTACAACAGGATATGAGGAAGCTGCAGCACAAGGATTTTTAGCTGGATTAAATGCTGCACGGAAAGTTTCTGGATTAGATGAAATTATTATAAGTCGTTCTACAGCCTATATTGGTGTTATGATAGATGATTTAATTTCACGTGGAGTTTGTGAACCTTATCGAATGTTTACATCACGTGCTGAATTTCGTCTCTCTTTGCGGTCTGATAATGCTGATTCTCGTTTAACACCTTTGGCGCAACAATGGGGTATTGTAAGTCAAAATCGTTGGGATTGTTATCAGAAAAAACAACAACATATTGATCGTGCACGATCAATATGTAAAGGGCTTTTTTTAACACCTAATGAAGCTTCTGCTTATGGTTTGCAAATAAACCGTGATGGAATTAGGCGTTCAGCTTATGATCTTCTTGCTTATCCTCATATGACTATAAAGCGCCTTTCAGACTTTTGGCCACAATTGCAATTAATTGATTCTAAAACTGTTGAATCTTTAGAAATTGAAGCACAATATGCAGTTTATTTAGAAAAACAAGCACAAGATATTGCTTCTCTTCAGCGAGATGAGCGTTTAGAGATTCCCTCTTCTATTGATATTCGGTCAATTTCTGGTCTTTCAAATGAACTGAAAATAAAAATTCAGGAAAATTCACCACGTTCTATTGCTGATGCACAAAAAATTGATGGTATGACACCTGCAGCATTATCGCTTATTATTACATATATTCAACGTCAACGACGTGAAAAGGCTAAAATAGCTTAA